One stretch of Daphnia pulicaria isolate SC F1-1A chromosome 6, SC_F0-13Bv2, whole genome shotgun sequence DNA includes these proteins:
- the LOC124343119 gene encoding uncharacterized protein LOC124343119 isoform X6 translates to MIVEVPGVSAARDPLEESECRTDPLSNDIEKGKPSDDPDKSETPQGQNVASDDSQHIKIPNFPEVILPSSPIFSEKSDIQGIFIGESCVSHEKTTRACTAEESSTASNSHQQKRSHEKTPVRNDDAKMIPTLSNSKPVRPSLDDAKLKLDCKVVIEGLPKKYLNGDIAHSKATKKRLNGKKRLLLYSSDSDSDNEDSSKNIANHHAKNSLTGVESKGKALKKVTHLNERTSSSEDSSDDDALFSSNAASVCKVPKSVFVVEKLSREAGSEQRIPSCSGRMGSASAPQIENLVEDSDDCAVVKANVVCGKRNDHCPESDEDVIILSSGDEETFSSQSRFKQEPLDSPVRKHADDHHGKSPLVVSSSSSDEDSPFFPELSQAFLKEIAEEEEEETSLSKKISRKGTDVDKLNSLVKSGRFNQKGKTILQTEPQNLHTPVRGRSSLATAGESSRRETDNQSAEDDQRKKLQSKVATPRIPIIPPKPQTGRKRKSANGIGSVREKLCKEHGMESYRVSVNEASKKKAKNRPMSDRRLTEQPSTSVDPTKKFLTPRPSTQVPKEPKSSAPIPVKAKVTKKSRGDLFLKDFVGEENGPKEGTKKATSSSLPGFSIPRLPKTSNAERVSNDQDASNSASSSAHKRKYPGDDNESEPMGADSMESSETPSVSYSFKKPHVRVARRVSVSEDGDKNEASSGHSKHPSRYQDRSRDEAQPLGRNKKWVPPNSIRNVRREGREIPSLPGQHQHPAPSNSNASPMAPSNPNDETIPLPVPDDEIQRPRPISDNGMRGILKYQGLKNGLYRPKKVSIVEVKNKIHEIESRPPTPPLPTKTPVRPVDRVALTNDILYRICNWCYEWIEEQKKQKNDVPPPLLNALQRENDKSLPELSLLPVVSAYDSLEAYCSIFTPLMLHETWASLCKDMETSQHDSIRPLIYSKPKFCDGFALLQCEALSPIRIIDMELVTLTVHISPQKPPVKFFGVAEQVVTRNWRAEDVDPRLLETCQRQNVLYFRMSFVLWIKMSNVPKELDKIFSVTKISRLNTVVKQFILNAELACSPLCDVILHPSDYVDAFKLDTVDVEENHPVLNPCQYQAVESITRTMVCASDREPKVALLQGPPGTGKSHVIVELISRMMFTHYEKTNSFPRILVCAPSNNAIDEIANRLMIARDEKKSRYNIVRIGVLASMHPNVARISLDELTRKFQRDTIATKDSPESGKLRTLTEELHSLRKNKTNLIASIDAANKRGQSDEARMHGRKLEQLEIQIDGVDRSYQECYKTHAKYFNSDKERLAMKKHLISRAQIICTTLNSCRSREMETLFIEERSSKSFLCCILDEASQCTEPESLTPLAFGISKLVLIGDPDQLPATVTSQVAAKNRFDQSLFNRFYSNRMITNRENEEGVMMLNTQYRMAPSICEWPSKYFYGGKLVTAEGLIRNGPCYEYRVLNVIDGLEQLVDQSFKNENEAALVAKIVTLIVNSPLTRGKSVGVITFYRSQQQYIVKKMNEEVNRINASRVEVNTVDSFQGREKDIVIVSCVRAREVRNLGGDIGFVSSLQRMNVAMTRAKESLIVCGHFQTLQMNETWQDLINNARSRDVAHVVTSTYTSDNLRPLLFRPVPNV, encoded by the exons ATGATTGTTGAAGTACCTGGTGTTTCTGCAGCCCGTGATCCATTGGAGGAATCAGAATGCAGAACAGATCCTTTATCTAATG atattgaaaaagggaaaccGAGTGATGACCCAGATAAATCAG AAACTCCACAAGGTCAAAATGTAGCTTCAGATGACTCCCAACACATTAAAATACCAAATTTTCCAGAGGTTATACTTCCATCGTCTCCAATATTTTCTGAGAAATCTGATATTCAAG GAATATTCATAGGTGAGTCGTGCGTTTCGCATGAAAAAACAACGCGTGCTTGTACCGCCGAGGAATCTTCCACTGCATCAAATTCGCATCAGCAAAAAC GCTCCCATGAAAAGACCCCAGTTCGTAACGACGATGCTAAAATGATTCCAACTTTGTCCAACTCAAAACCCGTACGACCATCGCTGGACGACGCCAAGTTAAAATTGGACTGTAAAGTAGTTATTGAAGGACttccaaaaaaatatttaaatggtGACATTGCTCACTCCAAAGCAACAAAAAAGCGATTGAATGGCAAGAAACGTTTATTACTCTACAGTTCGGATTCAGATTCCGATAATGAAGACAGTTCTAAAAACATTGCCAACCATCACGCAAAGAATTCCCTAACTGGAGTGGAGTCAAAAGGGAAAGCATTGAAAAAAGTGACTCATCTTAACGAACGCACATCTAGTTCAGAGGATTCCAGTGATGACGATGCCTTGTTTTCATCTAATGCCGCTTCTGTCTGTAAAGTTCCCAAGTCGGTATTCGTCGTAGAAAAACTTTCCAGAGAAGCAGGGTCCGAACAAAGAATTCCTTCTTGCAGTGGTCGAATGGGGTCTGCTTCAGCAccacaaattgaaaatttggtaGAAGACTCTGACGACTGTGCAGTTGTGAAGGCGAATGTTGTTTGTGGGAAACGAAACGACCATTGCCCAGAATCTGATGAGGACGTCATTATTTTGAGTTCCGGTGACgaggaaactttttcttcccaATCCCGCTTCAAACAAGAGCCTTTGGATAGCCCAGTTCGAAAGCATGCCGACGATCATCACGGCAAATCTCCGTTAGTGGTCTCTTCAAGTTCATCAGATGAAGACAGTCCCTTCTTTCCAGAACTCTCGCAAGCATTTCTGAAAGAAATtgcagaggaggaagaagaagaaacgagttTATCCAAGAAAATCTCTAGGAAGGGAACTGACGTGGATAAGTTGAATTCACTTGTGAAGTCCGGACGTTTtaaccaaaaaggaaaaacaattcTTCAAACCGAACCCCAGAATTTGCATACACCTGTTAGAGGGCGATCTTCCCTGGCAACTGCTGGTGAGTCTTCTAGGAGGGAAACGGATAACCAGTCAGCCGAAGACgatcaacgaaaaaaattacaatcaaaAGTCGCTACACCACGAATTCCAATAATACCGCCTAAACCACAGACCGGCCGCAAGAGAAAATCAGCGAATGGCATTGGCTCAGTTCGAGAAAAGTTATGTAAAGAGCACGGGATGGAAAGTTATCGTGTTTCCGTTAACGAAGCAAGCAAGAAgaaggcaaaaaatagaccGATGAGCGATAGAAGATTGACCGAACAACCATCTACTAGTGTTGATCCCACTAAGAAATTTCTAACCCCCCGACCGTCTACCCAGGTTCCCAAAGAGCCAAAGTCATCTGCGCCAATTCCAGTGAAG GCCAAAGTAACCAAGAAATCCCGcggagatttatttttaaaagatttcgTTGGTGAAGAAAATGGACCGAAGGAAGGTACTAAGAAAGCCACAAGTTCTTCATTACCCGGTTTCAGCATACCAAGGTTACCGAAGACGTCCAATGCCGAAAGAGTGTCTAATGATCAAGATGCTTCGAATTCGGCAAGTTCATCTGCACACAAGAGGAAATATCCCGGCGATGACAATGAATCAGAACCAATGGGAGCAGATTCAATGGAATCGTCTGAGACTCCTTCCGTGTCGTATTCCTTCAAGAAACCCCATGTCCGAGTAGCACGGAGAGTTAGCGTTTCTGAAGATGGCGATAAAAATGAAGCATCATCGGGACATTCAAAACATCCTAGCAGATATCAGGATAGATCAAGAGATGAGGCTCAACCGCTTGGAAGAAACAAGAAGTGGGTTCCACCGAATTCAATAAGAAATGTTCGTCGAGAAGGAAGGGAAATACCATCACTTCCCGGTCAACATCAACACCCAGCCCCTTCTAATTCCAATGCGAGTCCAATGGCCCCATCAAATCCTAATGATGAAACTATTCCACTTCCCGTCCCTG atGATGAAATACAGCGTCCACGTCCGATTTCTGACAATGGTATGCGTGGTATTCTAAAATATCAAGGCTTGAAGAATGGTTTATACCGTCCAAAGAAAGTGTCGATCGTGgaggtgaaaaacaaaattcatgaAATTGAATCAAGACCCCCAACTCCACCTCTTCCCACTAAAACTCCTGTCCGTCCTGTGGATAGGGTTGCTTTAACGAACGACATTCTGTACAGAATATGTAACTGGTGTTATGAATGGATTGAA gaacaaaagaagcaaaagaatGATGTGCCGCCCCCGCTACTTAATGCATTACAACGAGAAAATGATAAAAGTCTTCCAGAGCTCTCGCTGTTACCAGTTGTGTCAGCTTATGACAGTCTGGAAGCTTATTGTAGCATTTTTACCCCACTTATGCTCCACGAGACATGGGCTAGCCTTTGCAAGGATATGGAAACAAGCCAACATGATTCTATAAGACcattgatttattcaaaacCCAAGTTCTGCGATGGTTTCGCTCTTCTTCAATGTGAAGCTCTGTCGCCAATAAGGATAATCGATATGGAACTCGTAACCTTGACTGTCCATATTTCACCTCAGAAACCTCCTGTGAAATTTTTTGGTGTTGCTGAACAAGTGGTGACCAGAAATTGGCGGGCAGAAGACGTTGATCCGCGTCTGTTGGAAACCTGTCAGCGCCAAAATGTTCTTTACTTCAGGATGTCGTTCGTTCTATGGATTAAGATGTCCAATGTCCCCAAAGAACTGGACAAAATCTTTTCCGTCACTAAAATATCACGACTTAACACGGTAgttaaacaattcattctcaACGCCGAGTTAGCTTGTTCCCCTCTATGTGACGTAATCCTTCACCCAAGTGATTATGTGGATGCATTCAAGTTGGACACAGTTGATGTTGAAGAAAATCATCCAGTTTTGAATCCTTGTCAATATCAAGCTGTCGAGTCCATTACAAGGACGATGGTTTGCGCATCAGACCGTGAACCTAAAGTTGCCCTTTTACAGGGACCTCCAG GTACTGGAAAATCCCATGTAATTGTAGAATTGATTTCGCGCATGATGTTTACGCATTACGAAAAAACCAACAGCTTCCCACGTATACTAGTCTGTGCACCATCGAACAATGCAATCGATGAAATAGCCAACCGCCTTATGATTGCACGTGATGAGAAGAAGAGTAGATACAACA TTGTGCGCATCGGAGTTCTGGCGTCCATGCATCCCAACGTGGCAAGAATTTCTCTTGACGAATTaacgagaaaatttcaacgaGATACTATAGCTACAAAAGATTCCCCGGAAAGTGGCAAACTTCGAACTTTAACAGAAGAATTACATAGTCTCCGAAAAAACAAGACCAATTTAATAGCTTCAATTGATGCTGCCAACaag AGAGGACAATCGGATGAAGCCCGGATGCATGGGAGAAAATTAGAGCAGttagaaattcaaattgacgGAGTGGACAGGTCCTATCAAGAATGCTATAAAACTCATGCAAAGTATTTTAATTCTGACAAAGAGCGTCTtgcgatgaaaaaacatttgatttctCGTGCTCAAATTATCTGCACAACTCTGAATTCTTGCCGCAGTAGAGAAATGGAGACCCTCTTCATTGA gGAAAGGTCTAGCAAATCATTTCTTTGTTGCATACTTGACGAAGCATCCCAGTGTACGGAGCCCGAATCACTTACGCCGCTCGCTTTTGGTATTAGCAAACTTGTTTTGATCGGGGACCCAGATCAGTTACCTGCAACTGTGACTTCTCAg GTTGCCGCAAAAAATCGATTTGATCAGTCGCTTTTCAATCGTTTTTACTCCAATAGAATGATTACAAATCGGGAGAACGAGGAAGGCGTCATGATGTTGAACACGCAATATAGAATGGCCCCTTCTATATGCGAGTGGCCTTCAAAGTACTTTTACGGTGGCAAACTTGTAACAGCTGAAGGTCTTATCAGGAACGGACCTTGTTACGAATACAG GGTGTTAAACGTGATTGATGGACTTGAACAACTTGTAGATCAAAGTTTCAAGAACGAGAACGAGGCCGCTTTGGTGGCAAAAATTGTAACGTTGATCGTGAACTCTCCGTTGACCCGTGGGAAATCTGTTGGTGTCATCACCTTTTACCGGAGTCAACAGCAATATatagttaaaaaaatgaatgaagagGTTAACCGTATAAA cgCATCCCGAGTAGAGGTGAACACCGTCGACAGTTTCCAaggaagagagaaagatattGTCATAGTCTCTTGCGTAAGAGCACGGGAAGTAAGAAATCTCGGCGGAGATATTGGTTTTGTTAGCTCGTTGCAAAGAATGAATGTCGCCATGACCCGTGCCAAAGAGTCGCTTATAGTTTGTGGGCATTTTCAAACGTTGCAAATGAACGAGACATGGCAGGATTTGATTAACAATGCTAGGAGTCGAGATGTTGCGCATGTTGTTACTAGTACCTACACTTCTGATAACTTGCGTCCTTTACTCTTTCGTCCTGTACCCAATGTGTAA
- the LOC124343119 gene encoding uncharacterized protein LOC124343119 isoform X2 — translation MLSVDISVIEIKGVICIMEDWYLERLGHQNSRHHLNILLGPREKLTIGRKAGGVVDIVCNGKTVSREHCVLKYVDNCWSIEDLKSMNGVFLNRNRIPANTPTILRERDILGVGAIETTESDYYVFNVLKNTVKDENENDGDLMIVEVPGVSAARDPLEESECRTDPLSNDIEKGKPSDDPDKSETPQGQNVASDDSQHIKIPNFPEVILPSSPIFSEKSDIQGESCVSHEKTTRACTAEESSTASNSHQQKRSHEKTPVRNDDAKMIPTLSNSKPVRPSLDDAKLKLDCKVVIEGLPKKYLNGDIAHSKATKKRLNGKKRLLLYSSDSDSDNEDSSKNIANHHAKNSLTGVESKGKALKKVTHLNERTSSSEDSSDDDALFSSNAASVCKVPKSVFVVEKLSREAGSEQRIPSCSGRMGSASAPQIENLVEDSDDCAVVKANVVCGKRNDHCPESDEDVIILSSGDEETFSSQSRFKQEPLDSPVRKHADDHHGKSPLVVSSSSSDEDSPFFPELSQAFLKEIAEEEEEETSLSKKISRKGTDVDKLNSLVKSGRFNQKGKTILQTEPQNLHTPVRGRSSLATAGESSRRETDNQSAEDDQRKKLQSKVATPRIPIIPPKPQTGRKRKSANGIGSVREKLCKEHGMESYRVSVNEASKKKAKNRPMSDRRLTEQPSTSVDPTKKFLTPRPSTQVPKEPKSSAPIPVKAKVTKKSRGDLFLKDFVGEENGPKEGTKKATSSSLPGFSIPRLPKTSNAERVSNDQDASNSASSSAHKRKYPGDDNESEPMGADSMESSETPSVSYSFKKPHVRVARRVSVSEDGDKNEASSGHSKHPSRYQDRSRDEAQPLGRNKKWVPPNSIRNVRREGREIPSLPGQHQHPAPSNSNASPMAPSNPNDETIPLPVPDDEIQRPRPISDNGMRGILKYQGLKNGLYRPKKVSIVEVKNKIHEIESRPPTPPLPTKTPVRPVDRVALTNDILYRICNWCYEWIEEQKKQKNDVPPPLLNALQRENDKSLPELSLLPVVSAYDSLEAYCSIFTPLMLHETWASLCKDMETSQHDSIRPLIYSKPKFCDGFALLQCEALSPIRIIDMELVTLTVHISPQKPPVKFFGVAEQVVTRNWRAEDVDPRLLETCQRQNVLYFRMSFVLWIKMSNVPKELDKIFSVTKISRLNTVVKQFILNAELACSPLCDVILHPSDYVDAFKLDTVDVEENHPVLNPCQYQAVESITRTMVCASDREPKVALLQGPPGTGKSHVIVELISRMMFTHYEKTNSFPRILVCAPSNNAIDEIANRLMIARDEKKSRYNIVRIGVLASMHPNVARISLDELTRKFQRDTIATKDSPESGKLRTLTEELHSLRKNKTNLIASIDAANKRGQSDEARMHGRKLEQLEIQIDGVDRSYQECYKTHAKYFNSDKERLAMKKHLISRAQIICTTLNSCRSREMETLFIEERSSKSFLCCILDEASQCTEPESLTPLAFGISKLVLIGDPDQLPATVTSQVAAKNRFDQSLFNRFYSNRMITNRENEEGVMMLNTQYRMAPSICEWPSKYFYGGKLVTAEGLIRNGPCYEYRVLNVIDGLEQLVDQSFKNENEAALVAKIVTLIVNSPLTRGKSVGVITFYRSQQQYIVKKMNEEVNRINASRVEVNTVDSFQGREKDIVIVSCVRAREVRNLGGDIGFVSSLQRMNVAMTRAKESLIVCGHFQTLQMNETWQDLINNARSRDVAHVVTSTYTSDNLRPLLFRPVPNV, via the exons AGTCAGATTACTATGTTTTTAATGTATTGAAAAATACTGTTAAAGATGAAAATGAG AATGATGGTGACCTTATGATTGTTGAAGTACCTGGTGTTTCTGCAGCCCGTGATCCATTGGAGGAATCAGAATGCAGAACAGATCCTTTATCTAATG atattgaaaaagggaaaccGAGTGATGACCCAGATAAATCAG AAACTCCACAAGGTCAAAATGTAGCTTCAGATGACTCCCAACACATTAAAATACCAAATTTTCCAGAGGTTATACTTCCATCGTCTCCAATATTTTCTGAGAAATCTGATATTCAAG GTGAGTCGTGCGTTTCGCATGAAAAAACAACGCGTGCTTGTACCGCCGAGGAATCTTCCACTGCATCAAATTCGCATCAGCAAAAAC GCTCCCATGAAAAGACCCCAGTTCGTAACGACGATGCTAAAATGATTCCAACTTTGTCCAACTCAAAACCCGTACGACCATCGCTGGACGACGCCAAGTTAAAATTGGACTGTAAAGTAGTTATTGAAGGACttccaaaaaaatatttaaatggtGACATTGCTCACTCCAAAGCAACAAAAAAGCGATTGAATGGCAAGAAACGTTTATTACTCTACAGTTCGGATTCAGATTCCGATAATGAAGACAGTTCTAAAAACATTGCCAACCATCACGCAAAGAATTCCCTAACTGGAGTGGAGTCAAAAGGGAAAGCATTGAAAAAAGTGACTCATCTTAACGAACGCACATCTAGTTCAGAGGATTCCAGTGATGACGATGCCTTGTTTTCATCTAATGCCGCTTCTGTCTGTAAAGTTCCCAAGTCGGTATTCGTCGTAGAAAAACTTTCCAGAGAAGCAGGGTCCGAACAAAGAATTCCTTCTTGCAGTGGTCGAATGGGGTCTGCTTCAGCAccacaaattgaaaatttggtaGAAGACTCTGACGACTGTGCAGTTGTGAAGGCGAATGTTGTTTGTGGGAAACGAAACGACCATTGCCCAGAATCTGATGAGGACGTCATTATTTTGAGTTCCGGTGACgaggaaactttttcttcccaATCCCGCTTCAAACAAGAGCCTTTGGATAGCCCAGTTCGAAAGCATGCCGACGATCATCACGGCAAATCTCCGTTAGTGGTCTCTTCAAGTTCATCAGATGAAGACAGTCCCTTCTTTCCAGAACTCTCGCAAGCATTTCTGAAAGAAATtgcagaggaggaagaagaagaaacgagttTATCCAAGAAAATCTCTAGGAAGGGAACTGACGTGGATAAGTTGAATTCACTTGTGAAGTCCGGACGTTTtaaccaaaaaggaaaaacaattcTTCAAACCGAACCCCAGAATTTGCATACACCTGTTAGAGGGCGATCTTCCCTGGCAACTGCTGGTGAGTCTTCTAGGAGGGAAACGGATAACCAGTCAGCCGAAGACgatcaacgaaaaaaattacaatcaaaAGTCGCTACACCACGAATTCCAATAATACCGCCTAAACCACAGACCGGCCGCAAGAGAAAATCAGCGAATGGCATTGGCTCAGTTCGAGAAAAGTTATGTAAAGAGCACGGGATGGAAAGTTATCGTGTTTCCGTTAACGAAGCAAGCAAGAAgaaggcaaaaaatagaccGATGAGCGATAGAAGATTGACCGAACAACCATCTACTAGTGTTGATCCCACTAAGAAATTTCTAACCCCCCGACCGTCTACCCAGGTTCCCAAAGAGCCAAAGTCATCTGCGCCAATTCCAGTGAAG GCCAAAGTAACCAAGAAATCCCGcggagatttatttttaaaagatttcgTTGGTGAAGAAAATGGACCGAAGGAAGGTACTAAGAAAGCCACAAGTTCTTCATTACCCGGTTTCAGCATACCAAGGTTACCGAAGACGTCCAATGCCGAAAGAGTGTCTAATGATCAAGATGCTTCGAATTCGGCAAGTTCATCTGCACACAAGAGGAAATATCCCGGCGATGACAATGAATCAGAACCAATGGGAGCAGATTCAATGGAATCGTCTGAGACTCCTTCCGTGTCGTATTCCTTCAAGAAACCCCATGTCCGAGTAGCACGGAGAGTTAGCGTTTCTGAAGATGGCGATAAAAATGAAGCATCATCGGGACATTCAAAACATCCTAGCAGATATCAGGATAGATCAAGAGATGAGGCTCAACCGCTTGGAAGAAACAAGAAGTGGGTTCCACCGAATTCAATAAGAAATGTTCGTCGAGAAGGAAGGGAAATACCATCACTTCCCGGTCAACATCAACACCCAGCCCCTTCTAATTCCAATGCGAGTCCAATGGCCCCATCAAATCCTAATGATGAAACTATTCCACTTCCCGTCCCTG atGATGAAATACAGCGTCCACGTCCGATTTCTGACAATGGTATGCGTGGTATTCTAAAATATCAAGGCTTGAAGAATGGTTTATACCGTCCAAAGAAAGTGTCGATCGTGgaggtgaaaaacaaaattcatgaAATTGAATCAAGACCCCCAACTCCACCTCTTCCCACTAAAACTCCTGTCCGTCCTGTGGATAGGGTTGCTTTAACGAACGACATTCTGTACAGAATATGTAACTGGTGTTATGAATGGATTGAA gaacaaaagaagcaaaagaatGATGTGCCGCCCCCGCTACTTAATGCATTACAACGAGAAAATGATAAAAGTCTTCCAGAGCTCTCGCTGTTACCAGTTGTGTCAGCTTATGACAGTCTGGAAGCTTATTGTAGCATTTTTACCCCACTTATGCTCCACGAGACATGGGCTAGCCTTTGCAAGGATATGGAAACAAGCCAACATGATTCTATAAGACcattgatttattcaaaacCCAAGTTCTGCGATGGTTTCGCTCTTCTTCAATGTGAAGCTCTGTCGCCAATAAGGATAATCGATATGGAACTCGTAACCTTGACTGTCCATATTTCACCTCAGAAACCTCCTGTGAAATTTTTTGGTGTTGCTGAACAAGTGGTGACCAGAAATTGGCGGGCAGAAGACGTTGATCCGCGTCTGTTGGAAACCTGTCAGCGCCAAAATGTTCTTTACTTCAGGATGTCGTTCGTTCTATGGATTAAGATGTCCAATGTCCCCAAAGAACTGGACAAAATCTTTTCCGTCACTAAAATATCACGACTTAACACGGTAgttaaacaattcattctcaACGCCGAGTTAGCTTGTTCCCCTCTATGTGACGTAATCCTTCACCCAAGTGATTATGTGGATGCATTCAAGTTGGACACAGTTGATGTTGAAGAAAATCATCCAGTTTTGAATCCTTGTCAATATCAAGCTGTCGAGTCCATTACAAGGACGATGGTTTGCGCATCAGACCGTGAACCTAAAGTTGCCCTTTTACAGGGACCTCCAG GTACTGGAAAATCCCATGTAATTGTAGAATTGATTTCGCGCATGATGTTTACGCATTACGAAAAAACCAACAGCTTCCCACGTATACTAGTCTGTGCACCATCGAACAATGCAATCGATGAAATAGCCAACCGCCTTATGATTGCACGTGATGAGAAGAAGAGTAGATACAACA TTGTGCGCATCGGAGTTCTGGCGTCCATGCATCCCAACGTGGCAAGAATTTCTCTTGACGAATTaacgagaaaatttcaacgaGATACTATAGCTACAAAAGATTCCCCGGAAAGTGGCAAACTTCGAACTTTAACAGAAGAATTACATAGTCTCCGAAAAAACAAGACCAATTTAATAGCTTCAATTGATGCTGCCAACaag AGAGGACAATCGGATGAAGCCCGGATGCATGGGAGAAAATTAGAGCAGttagaaattcaaattgacgGAGTGGACAGGTCCTATCAAGAATGCTATAAAACTCATGCAAAGTATTTTAATTCTGACAAAGAGCGTCTtgcgatgaaaaaacatttgatttctCGTGCTCAAATTATCTGCACAACTCTGAATTCTTGCCGCAGTAGAGAAATGGAGACCCTCTTCATTGA gGAAAGGTCTAGCAAATCATTTCTTTGTTGCATACTTGACGAAGCATCCCAGTGTACGGAGCCCGAATCACTTACGCCGCTCGCTTTTGGTATTAGCAAACTTGTTTTGATCGGGGACCCAGATCAGTTACCTGCAACTGTGACTTCTCAg GTTGCCGCAAAAAATCGATTTGATCAGTCGCTTTTCAATCGTTTTTACTCCAATAGAATGATTACAAATCGGGAGAACGAGGAAGGCGTCATGATGTTGAACACGCAATATAGAATGGCCCCTTCTATATGCGAGTGGCCTTCAAAGTACTTTTACGGTGGCAAACTTGTAACAGCTGAAGGTCTTATCAGGAACGGACCTTGTTACGAATACAG GGTGTTAAACGTGATTGATGGACTTGAACAACTTGTAGATCAAAGTTTCAAGAACGAGAACGAGGCCGCTTTGGTGGCAAAAATTGTAACGTTGATCGTGAACTCTCCGTTGACCCGTGGGAAATCTGTTGGTGTCATCACCTTTTACCGGAGTCAACAGCAATATatagttaaaaaaatgaatgaagagGTTAACCGTATAAA cgCATCCCGAGTAGAGGTGAACACCGTCGACAGTTTCCAaggaagagagaaagatattGTCATAGTCTCTTGCGTAAGAGCACGGGAAGTAAGAAATCTCGGCGGAGATATTGGTTTTGTTAGCTCGTTGCAAAGAATGAATGTCGCCATGACCCGTGCCAAAGAGTCGCTTATAGTTTGTGGGCATTTTCAAACGTTGCAAATGAACGAGACATGGCAGGATTTGATTAACAATGCTAGGAGTCGAGATGTTGCGCATGTTGTTACTAGTACCTACACTTCTGATAACTTGCGTCCTTTACTCTTTCGTCCTGTACCCAATGTGTAA